A genomic window from Pseudomonas cavernicola includes:
- a CDS encoding putative quinol monooxygenase, whose protein sequence is MYCLILKTQLKPNSFEAFMAAMRINAAASVRDEPGCLAFDVLRDRSDPDLLYLYEVYTDEAAFEAHMLTAHFLASRPVVNPLIVSQEVIEADVLALNPARS, encoded by the coding sequence GACCCAGCTAAAGCCCAACAGCTTCGAGGCCTTTATGGCCGCCATGCGCATCAACGCCGCCGCCTCTGTGCGCGATGAGCCAGGCTGCCTGGCGTTCGACGTGCTGCGTGATCGCAGCGATCCGGATCTGCTTTATCTCTATGAGGTTTACACCGACGAGGCGGCGTTTGAGGCGCATATGCTGACAGCGCACTTTCTCGCCAGCCGGCCGGTGGTGAATCCACTGATCGTCAGCCAGGAGGTGATAGAGGCCGATGTACTGGCGCTTAATCCAGCGCGCAGTTGA